In Bombus pyrosoma isolate SC7728 linkage group LG2, ASM1482585v1, whole genome shotgun sequence, a genomic segment contains:
- the LOC122577731 gene encoding ankyrin repeat domain-containing protein 54-like codes for MFKCKMTSVDSGIETSNNSDDSSIAQSEDTTIEEISNARSAPAIITCNNNQNDMQVIEQAIIHAKYNPDLAFCLSGIHDIIQDSLSASSSIPCISVPPNVSEIKLPNKYNSIHSPTARTLLVDRYVYCSKTKSVNEKRRNRHVLSMFDAHRRIIEHRMRIAAATNNTMVMRCLLNSGVSPNACDKQGRTPLHLASCRGYTEMVRLLLEHGADPNIRDSVGNTPLHLAAVTSKISVVTLLLNAGTDPLCLDQYGYNPLHLAQTKLKLLQNCKGKDMLKIKEEVQSIISMLLAYLQKYKDNHKNMETLSSLCSRLSLSNTSNQVQDDVKDLLANLNALSITQ; via the exons ATGTTTAAATGCAAAATGACATCTGTGGATTCAGGAATTGAAACAAGTAACAATTCAGACGATAGTTCGATCGCTCAAAGTGAAGATACGACAATAGAAGAAATTAGTAATGCCAGATCAGCTCCTGCAATAATAACCTGCAATAATAATCAGAATGATATGCAAGTAATTGAACAGGCTATTATTCACGCTAAATATAATCCAGATTTGGCTTTTTGCTTATCAGGTATACACGATATTATTCAAGATTCTTTATCAGCAAGTAGTTCAATACCATGTATTAGTGTACCACCTAAT GTTTCTGAGATTAAGCTTCCTAACAAGTATAATTCTATCCATTCACCAACAGCTAGAACACTTTTAGTAGATA GATATGTTTATTGTAGCAAAACTAAATCTGTTAATGAAAAACGTAGAAACCGTCACGTTCTTTCTATGTTTGATGCTCATAGACGTATTATTGAACATAGAATGAGAATTGCAGCAGCTACAAACAACACCATGGTGATGAGATGTCTTTTAAATTCTGGTGTTTCACCTAATGCTTGTGATAAACAAGGACGAACTCCTCTTCATCTTGCCTCTTGCAG GGGTTATACAGAAATGGTTCGTTTGTTATTGGAACATGGTGCAGATCCCAATATTCGTGATTCTGTAGGTAATACGCCATTACATTTAGCAGCCGTGACAAGCAAAATATCTGTAGTTACACTCCTTTTAAATGCTGGAACGGATCCCTTGTGCTTAGATCAATATGGTTATAATCCATTACACTTAGcacaaacaaaattaaagttattgCAAAACTGTAAAGGGAAGGATATGTTGAAGATCAAAGAGGAAGTGCAAAGCATAATTAGTATGTTGTTGGCATATTTACAAAAGTATAAAGATAATCACAAAAATATGGAAACCTTGAGTAGTTTGTGTTCACGTTTATCTTTATCAAACACATCGAATCAAGTTCAGGATGATGTGAAAGATTTGTTGGCTAATTTAAATGCTCTATCTATAACACAGTAA
- the LOC122577735 gene encoding 39S ribosomal protein L13, mitochondrial, translated as MSLLRKGQHWGTFACVWHIFDAAWQNPYRSAHLIKKYLMGLYKPIYHPMNQCGDHVIVINSKEIALRGDEWQKRVYFHHTGFHGGATWTLAWELHSKDPTMIVKKAVYKAMDGTLQRRYTMQRLHIFPDDNVPKEMLDNVTNQIKQLRSVPVKLYDIPQEERDKIPRLIKYPSDYQLK; from the exons ATGTCTCTTCTGCGCAAAGGACAG CATTGGGGTACTTTTGCATGTGTTTGGCACATTTTCGATGCAGCTTGGCAAAATCCATATAGAAGTGcacatttgataaaaaaatacctTATGGGATTATACAAACCTATATATCATCCTATGA acCAGTGTGGTGACCacgtaatagtaataaatagcAAAGAAATTGCATTGCGTGGAGATGAGTGGCAAAAGCGAGTATATTTTCATCATACTGGATTCCATGGTGGAGCTACTTGGACTCTTGCATGGGAATTACATAGTAAAGATCCTACTATG atTGTTAAGAAAGCAGTTTATAAAGCAATGGATGGAACTCTACAAAGAAGATATACCATGCAGAGGTTACACATTTTTCCTGATGATAATGTACCCAAAGAAATGTTAGATAATGTTACCAATCAGATCAAACAATTAAGATCTGTTCCAGTTAAACTGTATGATATTCCACAAGAGGAAAGAGATAAAATTCCACGACTTATAAAATATCCTAGTGATTACCAGCtcaaataa
- the LOC122577736 gene encoding 39S ribosomal protein L52, mitochondrial isoform X3, with protein MVYVPSITRDFTVAINKFHTTFPIYLDQKWRAARNLTKNPNTTGPLVTLSDYSFKDNKPVPYASRQLKRIQKHQEYMRKIIKLVGEIDFAVERHSRLLKEKEEQEQKILDSQLKPKGVLPIVNQ; from the exons ATGGTTTATGTACCTAGTATCACCAGAG atTTTACTGTTGctatcaataaatttcatacaacTTTCCCAATATATTTGGATCAGAAATGGAGGGCGGC aagaaatttgacaaaaaatCCAAATACTACTGGTCCATTGGTTACTTTGTctgattattcttttaaagataataaacCTGTCCCATATGCTTCAAGACAATTGAAGCGTATACAAAAGCATCAAGAATATATG agaaaaattattaaactagTTGGAGAAATTGATTTTGCAGTTGAACGACATAGCAgattattgaaagaaaaggaagaacaagAACAGAAAATTTTGGATAGTCAATTGAAACCTAAAGGTGTGTTGCCAATTGTCAATCaataa
- the LOC122577736 gene encoding 39S ribosomal protein L52, mitochondrial isoform X1, with protein sequence MSLSTSKIILRTSYSTRQYFTVAINKFHTTFPIYLDQKWRAARNLTKNPNTTGPLVTLSDYSFKDNKPVPYASRQLKRIQKHQEYMRKIIKLVGEIDFAVERHSRLLKEKEEQEQKILDSQLKPKGVLPIVNQ encoded by the exons ATGTCATTATCTACGTCAAAAATAATACTTCGAACAAGCTACTCGACGCGTCAGt atTTTACTGTTGctatcaataaatttcatacaacTTTCCCAATATATTTGGATCAGAAATGGAGGGCGGC aagaaatttgacaaaaaatCCAAATACTACTGGTCCATTGGTTACTTTGTctgattattcttttaaagataataaacCTGTCCCATATGCTTCAAGACAATTGAAGCGTATACAAAAGCATCAAGAATATATG agaaaaattattaaactagTTGGAGAAATTGATTTTGCAGTTGAACGACATAGCAgattattgaaagaaaaggaagaacaagAACAGAAAATTTTGGATAGTCAATTGAAACCTAAAGGTGTGTTGCCAATTGTCAATCaataa
- the LOC122577736 gene encoding 39S ribosomal protein L52, mitochondrial isoform X4, translated as MNFTVAINKFHTTFPIYLDQKWRAARNLTKNPNTTGPLVTLSDYSFKDNKPVPYASRQLKRIQKHQEYMRKIIKLVGEIDFAVERHSRLLKEKEEQEQKILDSQLKPKGVLPIVNQ; from the exons Atga atTTTACTGTTGctatcaataaatttcatacaacTTTCCCAATATATTTGGATCAGAAATGGAGGGCGGC aagaaatttgacaaaaaatCCAAATACTACTGGTCCATTGGTTACTTTGTctgattattcttttaaagataataaacCTGTCCCATATGCTTCAAGACAATTGAAGCGTATACAAAAGCATCAAGAATATATG agaaaaattattaaactagTTGGAGAAATTGATTTTGCAGTTGAACGACATAGCAgattattgaaagaaaaggaagaacaagAACAGAAAATTTTGGATAGTCAATTGAAACCTAAAGGTGTGTTGCCAATTGTCAATCaataa
- the LOC122577736 gene encoding 39S ribosomal protein L52, mitochondrial isoform X2, with amino-acid sequence MSLSTSKIILRTSYSTHFTVAINKFHTTFPIYLDQKWRAARNLTKNPNTTGPLVTLSDYSFKDNKPVPYASRQLKRIQKHQEYMRKIIKLVGEIDFAVERHSRLLKEKEEQEQKILDSQLKPKGVLPIVNQ; translated from the exons ATGTCATTATCTACGTCAAAAATAATACTTCGAACAAGCTACTCGACGC atTTTACTGTTGctatcaataaatttcatacaacTTTCCCAATATATTTGGATCAGAAATGGAGGGCGGC aagaaatttgacaaaaaatCCAAATACTACTGGTCCATTGGTTACTTTGTctgattattcttttaaagataataaacCTGTCCCATATGCTTCAAGACAATTGAAGCGTATACAAAAGCATCAAGAATATATG agaaaaattattaaactagTTGGAGAAATTGATTTTGCAGTTGAACGACATAGCAgattattgaaagaaaaggaagaacaagAACAGAAAATTTTGGATAGTCAATTGAAACCTAAAGGTGTGTTGCCAATTGTCAATCaataa